One window from the genome of Micromonospora aurantiaca ATCC 27029 encodes:
- a CDS encoding TIGR04282 family arsenosugar biosynthesis glycosyltransferase, with the protein MTVVLVMAKAPVPGLVKTRLCPPVTPVQAALLAAAALLDTLDAVRGTPGVTPVLALAGHLAEAVDGVELTAALAGWSVLPQRGTDLADRLAHAHLDVAEMFPGRWVLQIGMDTPQLTPAALAAAVRRLEDADAALGFAHDGGWWALGLRDPRQAVMLRAVPMSTPVTGRSTWSALTGRGLRPVPLPVLRDVDDWSDAHAVASAVPDGRFARQVEAVRRDMVVRA; encoded by the coding sequence GTGACCGTCGTACTGGTGATGGCCAAGGCGCCCGTGCCCGGTCTGGTGAAGACCCGGCTGTGCCCGCCGGTGACTCCCGTCCAGGCCGCCCTGCTGGCCGCCGCCGCGCTGCTCGACACCCTGGACGCCGTCCGGGGGACACCAGGGGTGACGCCGGTTCTGGCGTTGGCCGGACATCTCGCGGAAGCCGTGGACGGCGTGGAGCTGACCGCCGCCCTTGCCGGTTGGTCGGTTCTGCCGCAGCGCGGCACGGACCTCGCCGACCGGCTCGCGCACGCCCACCTCGACGTCGCCGAGATGTTCCCCGGCCGCTGGGTGCTGCAGATCGGGATGGACACTCCGCAACTGACCCCGGCGGCGCTGGCCGCCGCCGTGCGCCGGCTCGAAGATGCCGACGCGGCGCTCGGCTTCGCCCACGACGGCGGCTGGTGGGCGCTCGGGCTGCGCGACCCCCGGCAGGCCGTGATGCTACGGGCGGTGCCGATGTCGACGCCGGTCACGGGCCGATCGACATGGTCCGCGCTGACCGGACGCGGGTTACGCCCCGTGCCGCTGCCCGTGCTGCGGGACGTGGACGACTGGTCCGACGCGCACGCCGTGGCGTCGGCGGTCCCGGACGGCCGGTTCGCCCGCCAGGTCGAGGCCGTGCGTCGCGACATGGTGGTACGTGCGTGA